From Actinomycetota bacterium:
ACGTGCCCAAGCCGGGCTGCCACCGGCTGACCGGGAACCAGGCGCTGGCCCTGGCCCGCAGCCGCTACTTCCAGTACCAGGACACGGCCGGCCGCTGGCACGCCGACCCGGGGACCGACCTGGGCCGCATCCGCCGCCAGCAGACGATGCTCCGGGCCATGGCCGCCAAGGCGGCCGGCCGCAACCTGGCCAACCCGGTCCGGGCCAACGCCCTGGTCGGGTCCGTGGTCCGCAGCCTCACCAAGGATGACAACCTCAGCATCCGCCGGTCGGTCACCCTGGCCCGCCAGTTCCGCTCCTTCGACCCCGCCCGGCTGAACGCCGCCACCCTCCCCGTCGACCGGGGCGTGCAGCGCGACGGGGTCGTCCACCGCGCCGGCCAGCCCGGCTTCGAGCAGGGCCTCCGGCAGGGCTGGGAGCAGGTCCTCCTCCCCAGCGAGCCCGCCGCCAAAGCCGCCGTGGCCAAGTTCCTGCGTCCCCCCAAGGGCCCCACTCCGCGCGCCCCGGCCACCACCGTCCCCGCCCCGCCGCCCCAGCTGCCCGCCCCCTCCAAGGTCACGGTGACGGTCAAGAACGGCACCCCCCGCCAGGGCCTGGCCGCCCGCGCCACCGCCTCCCTCGACCGCCTCGGCTTCAAGGCCGGCAACGGCGGCAACGCCACCCCGTCGGCCAGGACGACCCTGTTCCACGCGCCCGGCTCCGACGCCGCCGCCCGGGTCGCCGCCCGGGCGGTGAAGGTCGCCGGCGGGTCCGGAGCCGCCCGGGCCCCGCAGGCGGGCCTCGGCCCCGGCTCGGTCGTCCTGGTCCTGGGTTCGGACTTC
This genomic window contains:
- a CDS encoding LCP family protein encodes the protein MARKVSARVYRRRRIAAALAALLVLGLVLLAGGWGYTAFRFGQISSVHVPGLGKAPSDGSVNLLVVGSDTRQGLRDGGFGEAGGQRSDVIILVHLVPAAGHAAVLSIPRDLYVPVAGTGGSAKINSAFNHGPGQLVQTIQQRFGIPIHHYLLVNFDGFREVVDALGGVAMYFPRPVRDDNNGRNESGLNVPKPGCHRLTGNQALALARSRYFQYQDTAGRWHADPGTDLGRIRRQQTMLRAMAAKAAGRNLANPVRANALVGSVVRSLTKDDNLSIRRSVTLARQFRSFDPARLNAATLPVDRGVQRDGVVHRAGQPGFEQGLRQGWEQVLLPSEPAAKAAVAKFLRPPKGPTPRAPATTVPAPPPQLPAPSKVTVTVKNGTPRQGLAARATASLDRLGFKAGNGGNATPSARTTLFHAPGSDAAARVAARAVKVAGGSGAARAPQAGLGPGSVVLVLGSDFKGLAGRVAVPKPSPPKPPKPTAVTRSLPSWDPRPC